Within Runella rosea, the genomic segment GGGATGGTTTTTTAAAAATGTTATCTGCTGGTTCCGGGCCTTAAAGAGTTCAATTTCCCGCATGTCAACGGTTTGGGAAAACAATAGTTCATACTGTTTTTTTTGATCGAAATCATTGGCGAATTTTTGCTGAAATTCTTCCCAAAAGGCTTTCTGGTTGGCATTTTCCCACAAGGCATTATACTGCTTAATCACACTGGGAGCCGTACCCTGTTGGAAAATATCAACCGAATCCCGACTGGCAAAAGCAGTTATGGTTTGGGCAAAGAGATAACCTGTAAGCAAAAAACATCCGAAAAACAAAAGTAAAAATCTCATCTTAATAGGTAGTTAACTGGGTTGGTGGTGCGATAAATACCTTTGTTAGAGAGCATTTATCGTACCACAAATGTTAAAACCCGATAGAATTGCCCCCATCGACTGGCAATGAAGCGCCCGTGATGTAAGCAGCGGCCTCGGAGGCTAAAAAGACGGCGGCCCAGCCGATGTCCTGCGGCTTGCCAAATTTGCCCATGGGTGTTCGGTTGAGGGCGCGGTTCATGCGGTCGGGGTCGCTGCTCATGGCGGTTTTCATCATGTTGGTTTCGATAAAGCCCGGTGCAATGGCGTTGACGCGAACGTTGTATTTTGAAAATTCAGAAGCCAACACTTTCACCATTCCTTCCACACCTGATTTGGACGCGGCATAGGCCACCACGCGATCGATGCCGTAATAGGCCGCCATGGATGAAATCATCAATATGGAGCCGCTTTGGCGGGCAACCATGCGTTTGGCGCAGGCGCGGGTAAGGGCAAAAACAGCATTGAGGTTGGTATGGATGATGCGGTCAAAATCAGCATCTGTGACTTCCAACGCGGGTTTTTTCATGTTGATGCCCGCATTGTTGACCAGAATATCTATTTCACCGTAGGTGTTTACAATGGTTTCGACAAGGCCTTCCAAGGTGTCTAATTCCGTGACGTCATTTACGACGTAATGGGCCGATGTACCCAAGGCCGCCGTGGCCTCCTGAAGAGCGTGCTCGCGTCGGCCGGTGATGATGACCGTGGCGCCGGCGTGGGTCATGCATTGGGCAATATCATAGCCAATACCGCTGCCGCCGCCCGTGATAAGCGCAATTTTTCCCTCCAATGAAAAAACGGATTGGGGGTTTACTAAGGTGAGAGATTCGGTTAATTGTTCTTTCTCTGTCATCGCAAATGATAAATTTCTACTAATTTTTTAACTTCATTTAAGGTTCTTTGCGGAGGCGTTAAGGGCTTCGGAAGGGGCATTTTGGAATATTCTCCGAAGTATAAAACACACGCATCGCGCCACCATAAGGCTTCTTTTTCCTGTATTTTCAATCTTCCTTTTACGTTTTCAAAGATTTCGGGGTCAACGTTTGCTTTGAGGCTTTCCCAAGTCTTTTGCAAGTTTCCGACCTGCACCGGGCCGTCGTAATAACGCACACACAACTCATCCCAAAGACTGCGGCCGGTACTCAGTTTTTTGGACCAGGGCACGTGATGAAACCAAAGCAAATAGTCGAGCGGGCATTGTTCGGGGTTTCCCCACTTTTGTTGGACTTCGGGGCTGTAAAGTTGCAAGGCATTGCTCAACTTACCTGTTCGGTCAAAACCCAGTCCAATGGAATCAGCACGGTGATAATACACCGATGTCCAGTCGGGGCGGGCACTTTTGGCGAGCCAAGGCTCTGGCCCGTAGTGGTGACTTTCGCCCATCATGTGAGACGTTCCCAAGGGGTAGGTATAACTCACGTAGATAGGATGTGATTTCAACATCATGTCGGAGATTTTCTGCTCCGTTTGTTTGGTTTGGGTCAGGGTCATTCGAATCCATTCCGAAGCAATCTGCTCCGATGAAAGCGTGTGGTCCCAAGCTAATCGGCCAAAAGCGTACCAGTTGCTTTGGTTGAAGGGATGCCCGCACCAATTGACATCTGAACCCGTGTTGGCCACGCCGGCCATTAAGGAGTACTGGGCGTTATACAAACTTCCGTCAATGACTTTGGCCACGGTAGAGCCCTGCCCTTTGGCGTAGGTATCTGTATCCAAACATTCTTTGAACATCGGTGCCAAATAGGTCAGGTGAGTGGATTGTCCCAAATACTCTTGCGTAATCTGAAATTCCATGCCCAACGTTGTTTTGGGAAAAGCTCCAAACATAGGATGAAAAGGTTCCCGAGGCATAAAATCAATGGGGCCATTTTTGACTTGGACAATCACTTTAGGGTCGAATGTACCGTCGAGGGGTTTGAATTGAGCGTAGCCCTCCTTGAAACGGTCGCCGTTGGGGTCGGCATTGTATACAAATGCCCGCCAGATAACAATGCCGCTGAATGGACGCATGGCTTCGGCTAGCATGTTGGCGCCGTCGGCGTGGGTGCGGCCGTAATCCTGCGGGCCAGGTTCGCCTTCTGAATTGGCTTTGACCAAATACCCACCAAAATCAGGAATGTATTGGTGAATCTCTTTGGTTTTGTCGTTCCACCATTTGCGCACTTCGGGGTCGAGCGGGTCGGAGGTTTTGAGTCCGCCGAGGGTGCGGGGTGAGCGGAAGTTGACCGAAATAAATACCTTGATGCCATAAGGACGAAGCACATCAGCCACGGCTTTGATTTTTTCTAAATATTCAGCGGTCAGAAACCTAGAACTTGCATTGACGTTGTTGATGGAGGTGGCGTTGATTCCTATCGAGGCATTGGCGCGGGCGTACATCACATAACGTGGGTCTATGCGATGAGGCAGTTCGTTCCATTTCCACATCGACGAGCCTGCATAGCCGCGCTCTACGGTTCCGTTGGCGTTGTCCCAGTGGTTAAGCATTCGAATTTTTACTTTAGGACTGCTTGTGATGGAAAGCTTGGCGAGCGATTTGCCCATTTGAATGGCTCTCAACAATTCAAACGCTCCGTACAATACGCCCGTTTCAGACTTAGAGGAGATGACGATGTTGCCTTTTTCGGCATAAATCTCATATCCTTCGTTGGAAATATTGGCACTTGAAGGGGCATTTTGGTTCACATTGAGAAGAATGCCACCCGTTGATGTTGCCGTTTTTAGGATGGTAACTTTTTTGCCCAACAATCCTTGTAAGCCCGTTTGAAGTTCTTCAGTGGCAATTTTTAGGGTTTGATTATCAGATGAAACTGCAATGAATTTTGTAAATGGAGCATAGCTTTCCCGCTGCTTGGCATCTTTGATTAAATCGTAATTGAGCCAAAGCCGTGAGCCGTCATCGGCAAGGGCGGCGGTGGAGAGTAGCAGGAGAAATAGAAAGAAATATCTTGTCATTGATTTCATTTGGCTAAAGCCATTGTTTATTTTTATCTCCAGCTAAAGCAGGAGGCAATTCCGCCCTTATTAAATGCTTTTTTCAATCCCTAACTCTAAACCCCGCAATTCGGCCAAGCCTTTTAAACGACCAATGGCCGAATAACCTGGATAAGATTTGTCTTTTCCTGTTTTGTACAAATCGTCCAGCATTTGATGTCCGTGGTCGGGGCGCATCGGAATCATAGCGTCCTTTTGTCCCTGTTTCTTTCTCCTTTTTCCTTCCAGCACAAAGGCTTTTACCACTTCGTACATGTCTACATCACCCGTCAAATGGGCGGCTTCGTGGAAATTCAAAGGATTGTCCTCCCGCTTGGTCGTTCTCAAATGCACAAAATGGATACGGTCGCCGAAGCGTTCTACCATTTTTGATAAATTATTGTCGGACCGTACACCCAGCGAGCCGGTACAAAACGTGATGCCATTGGCGCGTACCTTGCAGGCATCCATCAATTGCGCCAAATCAGATTCCGTACTGACTACCCTCGGTAATCCTAAAAGTGGTTTCGGTGGGTCGTCAGGGTGAATGCAGAGATTCACGCCAACTTCTTCGGCCACGGGAGCTACCTGCTGAATAAAATAATACAGATTCTCGCGTAACTCTTTGTCACCGATGTGTTTATAATTATTCAGTAATCCCTGAAACGTGGCCAGTTCAAATGCTTCATTGGAGCCAGGTAGGCCCAATAAAACCGTATTCTGGAGCGTGGCTATTTCCTCCGCCGTCATGGCGGTAAACTTGCGTTTGGCCGCTTCTTGTACTTCGGGCGTGTAATCGGCTTCGGCATTGGCCCGTTGGAGAATGCACAGGTCAAACACCGCAAAATCTTCCCACACAAAACGCAGGGCGAGGGAGCCATCGGGCATTTCGTAGTGCAGGTTGGTGCGTGACCAATCTAGCACTGGCATGAAGTTATAACACACCGTTTTGATGCCGCAGGCCGCTAAGTTGCGCAACGATATTTTGTAGTTTTCGATATATTGCGCCCGACTCGGCAGACCTTTTTTGATGTCTTCGTGAACGGGCAGGCTCTCTACTACTTCCCACGTGAGCGGGGTATAGCGGTCATTGTCTGCTTCGATGAGTTGAATACGTTGTTGAATAGCCTCGACAGACCAAACTTCCCCAACGGGGATTTGGTGTAAGGCCGTAACAATGCCCGTGCATCCCGCCTGACGAATATCCATCAGTGAAACGGGGTCGTTTGGCCCGAACCAACGCATGGTTTGAATAAATGTCATAAATTAGTAGTCAGTAGTCAGGATGGGGTCGCCGATGCGGTGAGTAGTCAGGAGGTATTCTCATTTCTCGCTACTAACTACTCGCTCCTCCTTTATTCACTTTTATATTTTTCAAATAGGCTTGCCACATTTGCCGTTTGGTGGTTGCCAGCGTGGACTAATACGCGATACCGCAGGGTGAGTTTTTCTCCTTTTTTCATCACCGTTGCTTTGTCATCCTGCGGCCAATACATGGGCGTGGGAGAAAAGAAACCATAATCACGGGTGAACCACGGTGAAGGGTACCAGGGGTTGGAAGGGTGCTGCATAATGGTCATACCTTCCACTTTGTCGCCTCTTTTGCCGGAGCAATCTATCCACGGTGATTTTATCCCAAACGTTCCTTTTTCGGCTTGATTTCCTTCGGCGTTGATCATGGTGCCTCCGTTGATAACCGCCAAATCTGGGTCCATGCGTCCGCTGAAAAGAGAGTGGTTGGTTTTCAAAATGGTCACATCCATGAGGGTCTCCATGGTGACGTTAAAATCAATTTGGTACAGGTCTTTGGAAGGAGCTGTAATGGTGATGGTACGGAAGTCTTTGATGGGGGCGTTGGCTTCGGGGCGACGCCAAATGCACTCATTTTCAATCACAACCTTGTCTCCTCCTGATTGAACAATATCAGCTCGTAACGAAATAATCTGACCTTTTTCTAGGCCTTCTTGCCAATAATTGCCACCGTTTACTTTATCACATCCGAAAAATAAGGAGCTGTGGTGCGGGTAATTTCCGTTACGCATGGAGGTCACACTTGCATTAGAAGGTCCGTTGACGGGATAGAAAAACGGGTATTTTTCATCCTGCGAAAAAATGTAGCTCGTAAAAAAGTTATTGTTGATTGTGATGTCAATTTTGGAATTGAGCTTCTGAGCCGTAATTTTTGTTTGGGCCTGGCTCGCCATACTTGAAAATACGGCTGCGAAAAAGAGAATCTGTTTGATATAATGCATGGATTAAGATATAAATAATAGTATAAATCATTTGGTTTATCCCGTAGGGGCGGGCCTTGCGTCCGCCCCTTTTTGTTCTTTGTGTAAACTATCGCGCGGGCGCAAACGGTAACGTACGGGGCGTCATGAGTGGACGCAAACGGAACGTACGGGACGCTATGGGTGGACGCGAGGCCCACCCCTACGCTTTCAAATGAATTTGTTGCGCCTGTTTCTGCGCTTTGATAGACAGTTCCGCTGCCAATAAACAATGGGCTTGCGGCATGGCCGTTTCAGTCCGGTTGATTACATCATCTACCAACTGACGACCGTAAGGCAATTCCTGCTGCGTGCAGTCAATGTAGCGCGTCTCTTTGTGGTCGGTCAGAAACAGGTGATTGCCACCTTCACGCCCGCCAATGTCGATGTTTTTACGAATTTCGATGAATCCATCGGTGCCCAAAATTGTCAGGCGACCGTCGCCCCATGTTTTGAGTCCGTCGGGGGTGAACCAGTCTACTCGAATATAACCCATACCGCCGTTGCCGCGGAGCATCACATCGCCGAAGTCCTCAAAGTCAGGGTATTGCGGATAGTGCGTGTTGCCCACCTGCGACGCCACGATTTCGGCTTGGGTAGAGTTGGTGAAGAATAGATATTGGTCAAACTGGTGAGAACCGATGTCGCAAATGATGCCCCCAAACTGCTCTTTGTGAAAAAACCACTCGGGACGTGTTTTGGGGTTCATGCGGTGCGGGCCCATTCCGATGGTTTGAATAACTTTACCGATAGCGCCTGCTTTGACCAATTCTCCTGCTTTTACGGTTGCGCGGTTTTCGAGGCGTTCGCTATACATGATGGAGTAGATACGTCCCGTTTGTTTCTGTACCTTCCGTACTTCGGCGAGTTGTTCGAGGGTGGTAATGCCGGGTTTGTCCGACATAAAATCTTTACCGCTTTTCATTACCCGAACACCCAACGGAGCGCGCTCGTTGGCAATGGCCGAGCTTAGCACCAATTGGATGGATTTGTCATCCAAAATTTCTTTTTCGCCCGAAGCGAGCTTAGCTTTAGGGTGGCGTTTGGCAAATGCCGCTACTAAATCAGGCTCTTTGGCATAATACGAAACCAATTCTCCACCTCCGCGAATTACCGCTTCCACTTGTCCATAAATATGGCCGTGGTTCATACCGATGACCGCAAATTTAATGCGTGGTGTATCGTACTGGATAATGGGAGAAGGAGCTACTTTTTCGGTTTTAATATGGCCGAAAGAATCGGTGGAAAGTATGGGAAGGGCCATGAGGCCAGCGGCCGATTCTTTCAAAAATGTGCGTCGTTGGTTATCGGAATTTTTCATGAGTGATTGGGTTACCCTTGATAAGGCTCAAAACCTTATCAAGGGTTGAATATTACATCTTGATATTGGTCGTACCGTAAGGCTTACGTTGTGGGCGGCTTAGCATGGCGTTGGCTTCGTTGTCGTTGACAAAACGTTCGGCTTTAGGGTCCCACTGCAATTTACGGGGCAATTTCATGGCAATGTGACTTACCAAGCATACGCTGCACGCGCGGTGACCAATCTCAACGGGCGAAATCGGCGCTTTACGCGTTTTGATGCATTCGAGCCAGTTGCCGTGTTGCTCCTCGCTTTTATACAAATGAATTTCGTTCTCACCGATGACCGACGTCAGAATTTTAGGGTCGCTGGCATCTAGTGCTTTGCTACTTTTAGCTTTTGAGACGGGGTCGCTGGCTGAAGCCACATAGTCGCCACGAGATACAAAAATCCAACCTTCGGTTCCTTCATAACGGATACCGTTGGGGAAGCCTCCGCTGGTGTACATCGTGATGCCGTTGGCGTATTCGGCTTTGACCATGAAATCGCCGTGAACATTCCAGAGACCCGATTTTGGAAATTCAGCCACGGCTTGTACCGAAATAGGTCCCGTCAGTTCGGTGTCCATTCCCCACGCGGCAGAGTCAAAGTGATGTTGTCCCCAACCCGTAATCATTCCCGCGCCAAACTGCTCGATGCGCAGCCAGCCAGGTCGGCCATAACCCTGCTGCGGGTGAACGCCGATTTCGGTATAAGGCATTTCGGGGGTTGAGCCGAGCCACATATCATAATTAAAGCCTTTAGGAACGGGCATTGTGGGGGCCGAAGGCCCTGACGGGTCGCCGGGAAGACCTACTTTGACAGTGTGCAGCTTTCCGATGCGACCGTTGCGGACCAATTCCGCCGCAATTCTGAATTGGGGAGAAGAGCGTTGCTGTGTTCCTACTTGTAGAATTGTGCCTTTTTTCTGGATAACATCGCTCAACATTCGGCCTTCGGCAATGGTCAAAGACGTTGGTTTTTGGAGGTAAACGTCCTTGCCAGCGAGGGCGGCTTCAATGGCAGGCTGCGAATGCCAGTGGTCTGGCGTGCTGATGATGACGGCGTCGATGTCTTTGTTGAGTAACATCTCGCGGTAGTCGTCGTACATTTTGGCTTCTACGTAGTTAGCGTTGCCCGTCTTTTTGGCGTAATAGCCTTCCACCAGTTTTTTGCCATCCACTAGGCGATTTTTGTCAAGGTCACAGACCGCAATCATACGTGCTACGTCGTGTTGGAGGGTGCCGACCATATCGTGGTCTCGGCCGATACGTCCGCAGCCTATTTGACCGATATTGATTTTATTGCTGGGCGCATTTTTGCCAAATACGGAAGCTGGAACAATGGTCGGAACGCCAATGACGGTGGAAGCTACCGCACCTTTGGCCGTCAGCGAGAGGAATTCCCTTCGCGAAACAGAGGTTTTTGGTTCTTTTGACATAGAAAGGTTGGGGTTTCTTTTAACGTAAAAGTTGAAAATGAATGCCTTTTAAAATAAATATGTTTTTAACTTAGAAACAGGGTATTCAAATTGTACAATTTTTGAGTTAGATTTCTTGCCAAGTATTTAAATTGTGAGGGAAGACAAAGGTCAAAACATGGTTAATGTTAGACTAAGAACGCTAGATTTCAAAGATATTACCTAATTTTTTCGATTAAAATACTAAAAAAGTCTATCGAAAACGTTTTCGGAAACGCAACCGATAGATATAATTAAATGAGATATTTTATATATTTTTGTGAAATTGTATAAAAGTAAACGCTTAATATTTTTCGATTAAAGAAAATTTATTTTACTTACAAACTTGGAAAAATGTAATTTTGATGGTAGCGTGTGAAAAATGCGGTAGCGATAAGAATGTCATAAAATCGGGGTTTATAAGAGGTCAGCAGCGACTCTACTGCAAGTCTTGTGAGGTTCATTTTACCATGAATTTACCTCAAAAAGGTGTAAATAAACCCATTCGACAAGTTACGATTGTCGACATTGCCAAGGCTTTAGGCGTGGCACCCTCTACGGTTTCGCGGGCGTTGAATGGAAGCTCGGATATAAATCCGCAGACGCGTCAGGAGATTTTGCGGGTAGCAACTGAAATGGATTATCGGCCTAATCTGCTGGCACAGAGCCTTCACCGTGGTGAGACCCACACCATCGGTGTCGTGATTCCCGATATTGAGCGCCCTTTTTTTGCGGCGGTCTTGGCAGGTATTCAGAAAGTGGCAACCGAGGCCGGCTACCGGGTGATGATTTGCCAATCGAACGAATCACACTCGACCGAAACCCTTAACGTACAGGCATTAGTGGCTAGTAGGGTTGATGGATTACTGATTAGTCATTCTAAAGAAACAACCTCGTTTGAACACATCAAACTTCAACTCAAAAAAGGGTTGCCTATTGTCCATTTTGACCGGGTTTGTTACGACATCGAAACCTCAAAAGTGGTTCAGGAAGATTTTGATGGGAGTTTTGCCTTGGTCGAACACCTCATTTTGCAGGGGTGCCGGAGGATTGCGGTATGTGCTGGGCCTCGGGAATTATTGATAAGCACGACCCGCCTGAATGGCTACAAAGCAGCATTGGCCAAATACGGAATTCCGTTGGATGAAGAGTTGATTTATCACAGCAATTTCAAGAAAGGAGAGCCGCTACTTGCCTTGAAAGCTTGGTTGGATTTAGACCCAAAACCAGACGGAATTTTTGCAGTTCATTACGCGAATGCGGTTGATATGATTATGGAACTGAAAAGGCTTAAAATTCAAATTCCCGAACAAATCGCCGTGGTAGGTTTTGGTGATGAACTTATTGCTTCGCTGATTGAGCCATCCTTGACGGTTTTCCACCTTTTTCCGTTTAATGTTGGCGAAACCGCCGCTACTTTGTTGATTGACAACATCATACACAAAGATACGTTTGAGCCAGTAGTAAAAAAAGTCAAAGGAGAATTGATTATTCGGCAGTCTTCCTTGCGAACTACATCCCTTTAGGTTCAATCATTACGACTTCCTCTTTGTCCAAAATCACTTCGCCTTCGGGCAGGCCTTTGGGTTTGCGCACATACTTTTTGGGAGTCACAATGACGGGGCAAAGTGTTTCGTTGCGGCGTTTGGAATACCACGCGGCGATTTGGGCCGCTCGCTCAATGACGCTATTCGGGAATTTTTTGCCCGCTTTGTACTTTACCACCACGTGCGAGCCTGCTACGTCGCGGGCGTGGAGCCATAGGTCTTCTTTGTAGGCGTATTTTTTGGTCAGCAGATCGTTATTTTTGGCGTTTTTGCCAATTAAAATTACGTAGCCTTCAAACTCGGTATGTTTGAAGAGTTGCGTAGGTGATAGAATGGGAGCGTCGCTCAGAAGACTATTGGTTTTTAAGTATTTGCGTAATAGTTTCAGTGATTCAAATTCCTCAATGGTGCTGACATGATTTTTGAGTTCTTCCAATTCGCCTTCTCGTAGGGCAATGTTTTCCTGCAATTTTTCGATTTCAATGCGTTCGTTTTTGGATTTTCGGTAATACGTTTCTGCGTTGCGTTGGGGCGTTAGGTCGGGTTTTAATTTAATTTCGATGTCTTGATTTCGGTAAAAATCAAACAGCGTCACGCGCTCGGCCCGCTCGGGAATTTGGTGAAGGTTGGCCATCAAAATGTGTCCTATTTCTTCGTTTTTCACCTCGCCATCAATGCCCAACAGTTTCTGAAATGCTTCTTCGAGGTAATGTTCAGTTCGTTGAATGCGTTTTTGTAAAATTTTGAGCGCGTCACCTTTTTCTTTGGCAATGACCCCTACGCGGTTGTAAGTGGTGTAAAAATCGTTGAGTGCCGCAATGACATTGGTGTGTTCGCGCATTACTTCGCCCAGCGGAACGAGCGTAAGCGTGGGCTGGTGATGCCACAGACTGATTTTAAACGCAGGACGAGAGAGGAGATTTAAGGTTTCCTGAATAATTTGCCAGCGTTGCTCAGGAGAATATCCGTCAGTTGGTTTTGAACCGACCGACGGGCCTGATTGGGCAGGTATGGCTTCGAACTGTTCTGCTAAATATGCATTGATTTCTTTGCCAAAAGTAGGAAACACTTTGCGGTGGTCGTAATTCGCGGCTTGATAGGCTTCCCAGGTCTGGTCGAGTTCCCGGTCGAGTTCTGATAAATGCAGGTTATTGTCGGAAACGAGCCGGTTATGAAATAAATCTGTCACCTCGTCCCCCTGAAACACAACGGCATTGGAACGATTACCGAATAATTTAAAAACCACGGTGTAATTATTCTCCAAAACCAATCCAAAAGCCCGCTCATTTTTGAACTGACGTACATCAATGACGGCTAAATCATACAGATTTTCGAACAAATCCGCGCTATTTTGACGGGCACGGTTGAAGTCTTCGGGAAAGTTGAGGCAGGCAAAATCGGGGCGGAGCGTGGCGCGAATGAAAAAAGGGCGGTAATAATTGTTTTTCCCACGAGCGTGCGCCAGAATGATGACCAATTCATCTTTTTCCTGACTAAAACATTCCATAAACTTCAAACCCGTAGTTTCTTGACGAA encodes:
- a CDS encoding SDR family NAD(P)-dependent oxidoreductase, whose product is MTEKEQLTESLTLVNPQSVFSLEGKIALITGGGSGIGYDIAQCMTHAGATVIITGRREHALQEATAALGTSAHYVVNDVTELDTLEGLVETIVNTYGEIDILVNNAGINMKKPALEVTDADFDRIIHTNLNAVFALTRACAKRMVARQSGSILMISSMAAYYGIDRVVAYAASKSGVEGMVKVLASEFSKYNVRVNAIAPGFIETNMMKTAMSSDPDRMNRALNRTPMGKFGKPQDIGWAAVFLASEAAAYITGASLPVDGGNSIGF
- a CDS encoding Gfo/Idh/MocA family protein — encoded protein: MKNSDNQRRTFLKESAAGLMALPILSTDSFGHIKTEKVAPSPIIQYDTPRIKFAVIGMNHGHIYGQVEAVIRGGGELVSYYAKEPDLVAAFAKRHPKAKLASGEKEILDDKSIQLVLSSAIANERAPLGVRVMKSGKDFMSDKPGITTLEQLAEVRKVQKQTGRIYSIMYSERLENRATVKAGELVKAGAIGKVIQTIGMGPHRMNPKTRPEWFFHKEQFGGIICDIGSHQFDQYLFFTNSTQAEIVASQVGNTHYPQYPDFEDFGDVMLRGNGGMGYIRVDWFTPDGLKTWGDGRLTILGTDGFIEIRKNIDIGGREGGNHLFLTDHKETRYIDCTQQELPYGRQLVDDVINRTETAMPQAHCLLAAELSIKAQKQAQQIHLKA
- a CDS encoding Gfo/Idh/MocA family protein: MSKEPKTSVSRREFLSLTAKGAVASTVIGVPTIVPASVFGKNAPSNKINIGQIGCGRIGRDHDMVGTLQHDVARMIAVCDLDKNRLVDGKKLVEGYYAKKTGNANYVEAKMYDDYREMLLNKDIDAVIISTPDHWHSQPAIEAALAGKDVYLQKPTSLTIAEGRMLSDVIQKKGTILQVGTQQRSSPQFRIAAELVRNGRIGKLHTVKVGLPGDPSGPSAPTMPVPKGFNYDMWLGSTPEMPYTEIGVHPQQGYGRPGWLRIEQFGAGMITGWGQHHFDSAAWGMDTELTGPISVQAVAEFPKSGLWNVHGDFMVKAEYANGITMYTSGGFPNGIRYEGTEGWIFVSRGDYVASASDPVSKAKSSKALDASDPKILTSVIGENEIHLYKSEEQHGNWLECIKTRKAPISPVEIGHRACSVCLVSHIAMKLPRKLQWDPKAERFVNDNEANAMLSRPQRKPYGTTNIKM
- a CDS encoding DUF6807 domain-containing protein; the encoded protein is MHYIKQILFFAAVFSSMASQAQTKITAQKLNSKIDITINNNFFTSYIFSQDEKYPFFYPVNGPSNASVTSMRNGNYPHHSSLFFGCDKVNGGNYWQEGLEKGQIISLRADIVQSGGDKVVIENECIWRRPEANAPIKDFRTITITAPSKDLYQIDFNVTMETLMDVTILKTNHSLFSGRMDPDLAVINGGTMINAEGNQAEKGTFGIKSPWIDCSGKRGDKVEGMTIMQHPSNPWYPSPWFTRDYGFFSPTPMYWPQDDKATVMKKGEKLTLRYRVLVHAGNHQTANVASLFEKYKSE
- the uxuA gene encoding mannonate dehydratase, encoding MTFIQTMRWFGPNDPVSLMDIRQAGCTGIVTALHQIPVGEVWSVEAIQQRIQLIEADNDRYTPLTWEVVESLPVHEDIKKGLPSRAQYIENYKISLRNLAACGIKTVCYNFMPVLDWSRTNLHYEMPDGSLALRFVWEDFAVFDLCILQRANAEADYTPEVQEAAKRKFTAMTAEEIATLQNTVLLGLPGSNEAFELATFQGLLNNYKHIGDKELRENLYYFIQQVAPVAEEVGVNLCIHPDDPPKPLLGLPRVVSTESDLAQLMDACKVRANGITFCTGSLGVRSDNNLSKMVERFGDRIHFVHLRTTKREDNPLNFHEAAHLTGDVDMYEVVKAFVLEGKRRKKQGQKDAMIPMRPDHGHQMLDDLYKTGKDKSYPGYSAIGRLKGLAELRGLELGIEKSI
- a CDS encoding LacI family DNA-binding transcriptional regulator, whose translation is MNLPQKGVNKPIRQVTIVDIAKALGVAPSTVSRALNGSSDINPQTRQEILRVATEMDYRPNLLAQSLHRGETHTIGVVIPDIERPFFAAVLAGIQKVATEAGYRVMICQSNESHSTETLNVQALVASRVDGLLISHSKETTSFEHIKLQLKKGLPIVHFDRVCYDIETSKVVQEDFDGSFALVEHLILQGCRRIAVCAGPRELLISTTRLNGYKAALAKYGIPLDEELIYHSNFKKGEPLLALKAWLDLDPKPDGIFAVHYANAVDMIMELKRLKIQIPEQIAVVGFGDELIASLIEPSLTVFHLFPFNVGETAATLLIDNIIHKDTFEPVVKKVKGELIIRQSSLRTTSL
- a CDS encoding alpha-glucuronidase family glycosyl hydrolase, which produces MTRYFFLFLLLLSTAALADDGSRLWLNYDLIKDAKQRESYAPFTKFIAVSSDNQTLKIATEELQTGLQGLLGKKVTILKTATSTGGILLNVNQNAPSSANISNEGYEIYAEKGNIVISSKSETGVLYGAFELLRAIQMGKSLAKLSITSSPKVKIRMLNHWDNANGTVERGYAGSSMWKWNELPHRIDPRYVMYARANASIGINATSINNVNASSRFLTAEYLEKIKAVADVLRPYGIKVFISVNFRSPRTLGGLKTSDPLDPEVRKWWNDKTKEIHQYIPDFGGYLVKANSEGEPGPQDYGRTHADGANMLAEAMRPFSGIVIWRAFVYNADPNGDRFKEGYAQFKPLDGTFDPKVIVQVKNGPIDFMPREPFHPMFGAFPKTTLGMEFQITQEYLGQSTHLTYLAPMFKECLDTDTYAKGQGSTVAKVIDGSLYNAQYSLMAGVANTGSDVNWCGHPFNQSNWYAFGRLAWDHTLSSEQIASEWIRMTLTQTKQTEQKISDMMLKSHPIYVSYTYPLGTSHMMGESHHYGPEPWLAKSARPDWTSVYYHRADSIGLGFDRTGKLSNALQLYSPEVQQKWGNPEQCPLDYLLWFHHVPWSKKLSTGRSLWDELCVRYYDGPVQVGNLQKTWESLKANVDPEIFENVKGRLKIQEKEALWWRDACVLYFGEYSKMPLPKPLTPPQRTLNEVKKLVEIYHLR
- a CDS encoding NFACT RNA binding domain-containing protein, translating into MHQNYHFLRHLTEALRQETTGLKFMECFSQEKDELVIILAHARGKNNYYRPFFIRATLRPDFACLNFPEDFNRARQNSADLFENLYDLAVIDVRQFKNERAFGLVLENNYTVVFKLFGNRSNAVVFQGDEVTDLFHNRLVSDNNLHLSELDRELDQTWEAYQAANYDHRKVFPTFGKEINAYLAEQFEAIPAQSGPSVGSKPTDGYSPEQRWQIIQETLNLLSRPAFKISLWHHQPTLTLVPLGEVMREHTNVIAALNDFYTTYNRVGVIAKEKGDALKILQKRIQRTEHYLEEAFQKLLGIDGEVKNEEIGHILMANLHQIPERAERVTLFDFYRNQDIEIKLKPDLTPQRNAETYYRKSKNERIEIEKLQENIALREGELEELKNHVSTIEEFESLKLLRKYLKTNSLLSDAPILSPTQLFKHTEFEGYVILIGKNAKNNDLLTKKYAYKEDLWLHARDVAGSHVVVKYKAGKKFPNSVIERAAQIAAWYSKRRNETLCPVIVTPKKYVRKPKGLPEGEVILDKEEVVMIEPKGM